One Bacillota bacterium DNA segment encodes these proteins:
- a CDS encoding carboxypeptidase-like regulatory domain-containing protein, producing the protein MQDNLSLRRIWLNGLFFAVLGMVPTFLRVHIETLRILPAVLRSLDASGLPIPDTLAWSSTLVRWISFAGSVTPPMRAAMLVAVYLLLVLIALRAASPAGAILRSNQQHVPRLLGLSAVWLLVVLAFAGWFARSPDLSLDGLMWLCGGLCLFTALWWSGDGFAGWWIGGSAPRLWSLVRLTLGGFSSGLVGALVLRFTGFDFGAALYRFMFDFPAVFVPPAGTPALADLNPRGWLTFVGISLAIAAVGSFCWASLWTAVVAPAENYQQRVRGLAGALVPLALTVVTAVWLFFGVVVGRMDYGRNLLQMREREQIPVGAAGTDTVLLPGSEGSVRVARIPFQTIVGFPNEPSVTYKVEQYLLQRRYQTTLARPLLVHLHDVRSIDWDPVRSLEVDRLCIENAPRLQFVQLMVETLSNCAVTPEAKRYLDWLDARARPYRQSQNACRIMGDLYARFGDAQKAQQWYERGQIPTEQRKEVASPGRIVGTVVWNGQPVEGVRIGVMSREDSLPFTRTRAGRQDAVLVARPFDWRVVAGVVATDSSGRFEFGGLPYGEYVLLLRVEAQRLVPTPGVAQVEGLPAVVRVNTPTVDVGTIRVQTKDGGTRRPGRVI; encoded by the coding sequence ATGCAAGACAACCTTTCGTTGCGCCGGATATGGCTGAACGGTCTGTTCTTTGCTGTGCTGGGTATGGTTCCGACCTTTCTGCGGGTGCATATCGAGACGTTACGTATCTTACCTGCCGTACTGCGCTCGCTGGACGCTTCAGGGCTACCGATACCAGACACGCTGGCGTGGTCGTCCACGCTGGTTCGCTGGATTTCATTCGCGGGCTCAGTGACACCACCCATGCGCGCCGCGATGCTGGTGGCGGTATATCTGTTGCTGGTGCTGATTGCCCTGCGAGCGGCTTCTCCTGCCGGAGCCATCCTGCGGAGTAACCAACAGCATGTGCCGCGTCTGCTGGGGCTGTCGGCAGTCTGGCTGCTGGTGGTACTGGCGTTCGCAGGGTGGTTTGCGCGGTCTCCTGACCTGTCGCTTGACGGCTTGATGTGGCTCTGCGGGGGGCTGTGTTTGTTTACCGCCCTGTGGTGGTCTGGCGATGGATTTGCGGGATGGTGGATTGGAGGAAGTGCCCCGCGTCTGTGGTCGCTGGTGCGATTGACGCTAGGGGGATTCAGCAGCGGACTGGTTGGCGCGCTGGTACTGCGGTTTACCGGTTTCGACTTCGGAGCGGCGCTTTACCGTTTTATGTTCGATTTTCCGGCGGTATTTGTGCCGCCAGCGGGCACACCCGCCCTGGCAGACCTGAACCCACGCGGCTGGCTGACCTTTGTGGGCATATCGCTGGCGATTGCTGCGGTGGGCAGCTTCTGCTGGGCAAGCCTGTGGACGGCGGTGGTAGCTCCTGCAGAGAATTATCAGCAGCGAGTGCGCGGGTTGGCAGGGGCACTGGTACCGCTGGCACTGACCGTGGTGACGGCGGTATGGCTATTCTTTGGGGTGGTCGTTGGCAGGATGGACTACGGGCGCAACCTGCTGCAGATGCGCGAGAGGGAGCAAATCCCTGTGGGCGCGGCGGGTACCGATACAGTGTTGCTGCCCGGGTCGGAGGGCAGTGTGCGTGTGGCGCGTATCCCCTTCCAGACCATCGTGGGCTTCCCAAACGAGCCGAGCGTGACCTATAAGGTGGAGCAGTACCTGCTCCAGCGGCGATACCAGACCACCCTGGCGCGACCGCTGCTGGTGCACCTGCACGATGTGCGTTCCATCGACTGGGACCCGGTGCGCAGTCTGGAGGTGGATCGCCTGTGTATCGAGAACGCGCCCCGTCTGCAGTTCGTGCAGTTAATGGTGGAGACCCTGTCCAACTGCGCGGTAACGCCCGAGGCGAAACGGTACCTGGACTGGCTGGATGCGCGGGCGCGACCGTACCGCCAGTCCCAAAACGCCTGCCGCATCATGGGAGACCTGTATGCCCGGTTCGGCGATGCGCAGAAGGCACAGCAGTGGTACGAGCGCGGACAAATCCCCACTGAACAGCGGAAGGAGGTCGCGTCACCGGGCAGGATTGTGGGCACGGTGGTGTGGAACGGACAGCCCGTCGAGGGCGTGCGCATTGGCGTGATGTCGCGCGAAGACTCGTTGCCGTTTACACGAACACGTGCGGGCAGACAGGACGCAGTGCTGGTGGCGCGACCCTTCGACTGGCGCGTGGTGGCGGGTGTCGTCGCTACCGATTCATCAGGACGCTTCGAGTTCGGCGGTTTACCGTACGGGGAGTATGTGTTGTTGTTGCGGGTAGAGGCGCAGCGACTGGTGCCAACGCCCGGCGTCGCACAGGTAGAGGGGTTGCCGGCGGTGGTGCGGGTCAACACGCCGACGGTGGACGTCGGCACGATCCGCGTGCAAACGAAGGATGGCGGTACGCGGAGACCGGGGAGGGTGATTTGA
- a CDS encoding site-2 protease family protein, protein MRWSWKLGEYAGIAVYVHATFLLLIGSIALLHWLQIGTLQAVVSGVVFILLLFGCVLLHEFGHALAAKRYGIRTRDITLLPIGGVARLERMPDRPVEELWVALAGPAVNVVLFIVLYLFLQAKATLLPMEQFDAVRGSIWSRLMIVNLFLAAFNLLPAFPMDGGRVLRALLAMRMDYVQATNIAAALGQGMAFLFGFLGLLFNPFLLFIAFFVWIGAAQEASMVQIKSALGGIPVQRAMLTEFRTVSPDDPLERVIELILKGWQQDFPVIENGRVAGVLTRGDLLNALASHREQQLVRDVMQREFEVVDAAEMLENVLPRLQACACHSMPVMRGDELVGLLTMDNVGEFMLIQSALDTAARRASRRGNTAW, encoded by the coding sequence ATGAGATGGTCATGGAAACTGGGTGAGTACGCGGGTATTGCAGTGTACGTGCATGCAACATTTCTTCTCCTTATCGGCAGCATTGCCCTTCTGCACTGGCTTCAGATTGGCACCTTACAGGCGGTTGTGAGCGGAGTGGTCTTTATCCTGCTCCTTTTCGGCTGCGTACTGCTGCACGAGTTCGGTCACGCTCTTGCTGCGAAGCGATACGGCATTCGCACCCGCGACATCACGCTGTTACCGATAGGGGGCGTGGCGCGTCTGGAAAGAATGCCAGATAGGCCGGTCGAGGAGCTGTGGGTGGCACTGGCAGGTCCTGCGGTAAACGTAGTGTTATTCATCGTTCTCTATCTGTTTCTGCAGGCAAAGGCAACCCTGTTGCCGATGGAACAGTTCGACGCGGTCAGGGGGTCGATCTGGTCGAGGCTCATGATAGTGAACCTGTTCCTCGCGGCGTTTAACCTGCTGCCTGCCTTCCCGATGGATGGCGGGCGGGTATTGCGCGCCTTGCTGGCAATGCGCATGGACTACGTGCAAGCCACCAATATCGCCGCGGCGCTGGGACAGGGCATGGCTTTCCTGTTCGGTTTTCTGGGATTGCTTTTTAATCCGTTCCTGCTTTTTATCGCGTTCTTTGTGTGGATTGGCGCGGCGCAGGAAGCCAGCATGGTACAGATTAAATCCGCGCTGGGCGGTATTCCGGTACAGCGTGCGATGCTAACCGAGTTCCGTACCGTCTCACCGGATGACCCGCTGGAGAGGGTCATTGAACTCATTCTGAAGGGCTGGCAACAGGACTTTCCGGTGATAGAAAACGGGCGTGTTGCCGGTGTACTCACCCGTGGTGACCTGTTGAACGCGCTGGCGTCGCACAGGGAACAGCAGCTGGTGCGGGATGTGATGCAGAGGGAGTTTGAGGTGGTAGACGCTGCTGAAATGCTGGAAAACGTGCTGCCGCGCCTGCAAGCATGTGCCTGCCACTCCATGCCTGTGATGCGCGGTGATGAACTGGTGGGCTTGCTGACAATGGATAATGTGGGTGAGTTCATGCTGATACAGTCCGCTCTGGACACCGCGGCGCGAAGAGCCTCCCGGCGAGGTAACACGGCGTGGTAG
- the lepB gene encoding signal peptidase I, translating to MQPDPVEKPAEKTEQTAKQRRWFRQAVALFVFLIIAFLYHSFFTLSVVRGKSMEPAFRDGQVVLVGKGGLLFGPLKHGDVVVFTRNGQLLVKRVVALPYETAPDGTRVPANHIYVVGDNLEVSEDSRTFGPIPLSSVIGKVLY from the coding sequence ATGCAACCGGACCCGGTCGAAAAACCAGCCGAAAAAACCGAACAGACTGCGAAACAACGACGTTGGTTCAGACAAGCCGTAGCTTTATTTGTCTTTTTGATTATAGCCTTCCTCTATCACAGCTTTTTCACCCTTTCAGTGGTCAGGGGCAAGTCGATGGAACCTGCCTTCCGCGACGGACAGGTCGTGCTGGTGGGCAAGGGCGGGTTGCTATTCGGTCCGCTGAAGCATGGTGATGTGGTGGTGTTTACGCGGAACGGACAGCTGCTGGTGAAACGGGTGGTCGCTCTGCCCTATGAAACCGCCCCAGACGGCACCCGCGTGCCCGCCAATCATATTTACGTGGTTGGTGATAACCTGGAGGTATCGGAAGATAGTCGTACATTCGGTCCTATCCCTCTCAGCAGCGTTATCGGAAAGGTACTATACTGA
- a CDS encoding NAD-binding protein — MYVIIVGAGNVGYYLAKTLMNAGHEVLLIERDKRRCALLQDELGEMVMRGRGDEIHTMREAGADRADIVVACTGDDEDNLIISQIAKWYFNVPRTVARINDPRNEGIFQQLGIDATVSSTNIIYHLIEQEIETGEIIPLAALKRGNIEIVDVELGPRTPVVGKRIHDLPLPPDTLIVCIIRQENAVLPHADTELQPGDSVIALVSAQNAPQLRNVFAEEQEA; from the coding sequence ATGTACGTGATCATCGTAGGTGCTGGCAATGTGGGCTACTACCTGGCGAAGACTCTGATGAACGCCGGGCATGAGGTGCTGCTGATTGAGCGCGACAAGAGGCGGTGCGCGCTTCTACAGGACGAGCTGGGTGAGATGGTGATGCGCGGGCGCGGCGACGAAATCCATACCATGCGTGAAGCGGGTGCAGACCGCGCGGATATCGTGGTTGCCTGCACCGGCGATGATGAGGATAACCTGATTATCAGCCAGATTGCCAAGTGGTACTTCAATGTTCCACGAACCGTTGCGCGCATCAACGACCCGCGTAACGAGGGCATCTTTCAGCAGCTCGGTATCGATGCCACCGTCAGCAGCACCAACATTATCTATCACCTGATCGAACAGGAGATCGAGACCGGCGAGATTATTCCTCTGGCGGCTTTGAAGCGCGGTAACATCGAAATCGTCGATGTCGAGCTGGGGCCCCGCACACCGGTGGTTGGCAAGCGTATTCATGACCTTCCGCTCCCGCCTGACACGCTGATTGTGTGTATCATTCGGCAGGAAAACGCGGTGCTTCCCCATGCCGACACGGAGCTGCAGCCCGGCGACAGCGTGATCGCGCTGGTGTCGGCGCAGAACGCACCACAGTTGCGCAACGTGTTCGCGGAGGAGCAGGAGGCATAG
- a CDS encoding TrkA family potassium uptake protein, whose protein sequence is MRIVILGCGRTGAALARIMAAEGHKVTLIEWNSDSLERLGGKFSGAVIPGNGLDEDILKKAGIEQADLFAALTEGDNRNLMAAQIAKERFRVPKVVAKVNDPIRAQAYRERGIYTICYGLIGSSIIRDLAYDRPLGSVEEYNVLPPELED, encoded by the coding sequence ATGAGAATAGTCATTCTGGGGTGTGGACGTACAGGGGCTGCACTGGCTCGCATCATGGCAGCAGAGGGACATAAGGTAACGCTGATAGAGTGGAACAGCGACTCTCTGGAGCGACTGGGTGGTAAGTTCTCCGGTGCGGTGATACCCGGCAACGGGCTGGATGAGGACATCCTGAAAAAGGCGGGTATCGAGCAGGCGGACCTCTTCGCCGCCCTGACCGAAGGCGACAATCGCAACCTGATGGCGGCGCAAATCGCCAAAGAGCGGTTCCGCGTGCCCAAGGTAGTTGCCAAAGTGAACGACCCCATCCGGGCGCAGGCTTACCGCGAACGGGGTATCTACACGATATGCTACGGGCTCATCGGCTCCTCGATTATCCGCGACCTGGCGTATGACCGCCCGCTGGGTTCGGTCGAGGAGTATAATGTGCTTCCCCCCGAGCTGGAAGACTGA
- a CDS encoding BamA/TamA family outer membrane protein, with protein MSKYWMAFIGVLALTTVVVAQPQTVTAIRFYGSQSDGSTVLPAEQILSVMQTQVGGVFDEERLREDAEAIQKLYEQQGYPLARVVGFERQTDGTVIVRIAEGMIRGVRVTGNRRTRSSAILRNLQLRPGEIYSLPKLQRERERLGRLPYLKDVQVAPEPADELGQVLVNIIVDELNTTQLAAAVGYTSRRGWLGYVEFSDSNLFGGGQSLQLQWQRGTFFYDGGPEEGEQRQAYLFQYTDPFLTDWGLTIGIKAYDLQSVFRPSFSQTDVTLRTFEKRRGYTLLLGKQWSDHLQVTATFRNDEVDYDDAPPYLLSFGQKVQNRGRVVAPGVQVQYDSRDNRINPRGGILALGRWEAAQRSWGGDFAFDRATLDLRGYWPAPRDGTFALRAVTGFATRDLPLSESFWLGGFDLRGYEFDEFRGDRMVLFSGEMRFPLLEGIQGVVFLDAGDAWRRGESVQLNVGGGVGVRFFTPFGAIRLDVAAGKRRVFTYVTLGQPF; from the coding sequence GTGTCTAAGTACTGGATGGCTTTCATCGGCGTTCTGGCTCTCACCACTGTGGTCGTGGCTCAGCCGCAGACAGTAACCGCCATTCGCTTTTACGGTTCACAATCCGACGGCTCCACCGTGCTTCCTGCCGAGCAGATACTGTCGGTGATGCAGACGCAGGTGGGCGGCGTTTTCGACGAGGAGCGGTTGCGTGAGGATGCTGAGGCCATTCAGAAGCTGTATGAACAGCAGGGCTATCCGCTGGCGCGCGTGGTCGGGTTTGAAAGGCAAACGGACGGCACGGTGATTGTACGCATCGCGGAGGGGATGATCCGCGGCGTGCGTGTCACAGGCAATCGGCGCACGCGCAGCAGCGCGATCCTGCGCAACCTGCAGCTGCGTCCGGGTGAGATTTACTCCCTGCCCAAACTCCAGCGTGAGCGCGAGCGTCTGGGCAGGTTGCCCTACCTGAAGGATGTGCAGGTGGCTCCCGAGCCCGCCGATGAGCTGGGACAGGTACTGGTGAACATCATCGTCGATGAACTGAACACCACCCAGCTGGCAGCGGCGGTGGGCTACACCTCACGACGCGGATGGCTGGGCTATGTCGAGTTCTCGGACTCCAACCTGTTTGGAGGCGGACAGAGCCTGCAACTGCAGTGGCAGCGAGGCACTTTTTTCTACGATGGAGGACCCGAAGAGGGCGAACAACGCCAGGCATACCTGTTCCAATATACCGACCCCTTTCTGACCGACTGGGGATTGACTATCGGTATTAAGGCATACGACCTGCAATCCGTATTTCGCCCCAGTTTCTCACAAACCGACGTCACCCTGCGCACTTTCGAGAAACGGCGAGGCTATACACTGTTACTGGGCAAACAGTGGAGCGACCACCTGCAGGTAACGGCGACCTTCCGCAACGACGAAGTGGACTACGACGATGCGCCGCCATACCTGCTTTCCTTCGGGCAGAAGGTGCAGAATCGCGGGCGGGTGGTAGCACCTGGCGTGCAGGTACAGTACGACTCGCGCGACAACCGAATCAACCCCCGAGGGGGGATTTTGGCTTTGGGCAGATGGGAAGCGGCTCAGCGGTCGTGGGGCGGAGACTTCGCCTTTGACCGTGCAACGCTCGACCTGCGCGGTTACTGGCCCGCACCGCGAGATGGAACCTTCGCCTTGCGGGCGGTAACGGGCTTTGCCACTAGGGACTTGCCCCTGTCCGAAAGCTTCTGGCTGGGCGGTTTCGACCTGCGCGGTTACGAGTTTGACGAGTTTCGCGGTGACCGCATGGTGTTATTCAGCGGCGAGATGCGCTTCCCCCTGCTGGAAGGCATTCAGGGAGTGGTTTTCCTCGACGCGGGGGATGCCTGGCGCAGAGGCGAGAGTGTCCAGCTGAACGTGGGGGGCGGCGTCGGCGTGCGTTTCTTCACCCCCTTCGGCGCGATTCGGCTGGACGTGGCAGCGGGAAAGCGCAGGGTGTTTACCTACGTCACGCTGGGTCAACCGTTCTAG
- a CDS encoding beta-N-acetylhexosaminidase — translation MGNSLLLVLAMLGLTAMVAEVYAANMPVFPPPRDFKTDGVWYMQLPIRITAPPELQPAADLLQKELQALLGKHSVSPQGKTLISLQMSPEQLTREEEYLIEAGRGQIAIRCHDVQGAFWAVHTLRQVLTSSSVERTPQGWKLPQFSVRDYPETPHRGFMIQAAWASDIHAIRTMVELLARMKLRYVAIEFGSQLVLDYDPKMATGARFSKKQAKELIEYARSLGLEPIGYLNLLGHLERAYQKLPYTNHGGIMIQDEQVYERFVFPILSEMLDLYGPVRWFHGGMDEAWELFEWLSKQGYDSAALLAQHVRRVHEYLQARGVRLIIWHDMLFAPELEKELGAPVGPANGGAPRNTSAAIDKLPKSVILNYWFYDPLPAYPALDWLQRKGFEVWASPWQTPFSLVRYAQSRAAPTMGTIWADPPGCLTDAAFLAVPVMYAWAAWNPASAPAETVPELRVQQQAVEAALRALWGRPRLGTDAQQARLILPERKSIRYLKLPDQLDDVPEQVYGVPFDFSAPLQLSAVEADTSADLRRAKTVVLPDGRKVALDGVNKWRGEDELILYTGDLPSTGTNVHGGEALFSSRGQLVSSGGYGGGNRTIPAGGFALSAHMGPSSQKYHAIMSLRLGDFVQILDEEGNRLLSSTVRVRLSDGSQHTVDVQQPELSKSLTERSRWSISLNERLRRFYFVVATQHEMPALRTVGEFIIRYQDGSEAVVPIRAQAESSSSRVTGFVLPDGNNRWFAWRHGLAAPILVKEWSNPTPEKVISELVFAPTVEGLLAGLHLKGITAEGLE, via the coding sequence ATGGGGAATAGCCTTCTGCTTGTGCTGGCGATGCTTGGACTGACGGCGATGGTTGCGGAGGTCTATGCGGCGAACATGCCTGTCTTTCCCCCGCCGCGCGACTTCAAGACCGATGGCGTGTGGTACATGCAGCTGCCGATTCGCATCACCGCACCGCCAGAGCTTCAGCCTGCAGCCGATTTACTCCAGAAGGAGCTGCAAGCATTGCTGGGCAAGCACTCGGTTTCTCCGCAAGGCAAAACCCTCATCTCGCTGCAGATGTCGCCTGAACAGCTGACGCGGGAAGAAGAGTACCTGATTGAAGCTGGCAGGGGACAGATTGCCATCCGTTGCCACGATGTGCAGGGCGCGTTCTGGGCAGTACATACGCTGAGGCAGGTGCTGACATCCAGTAGTGTGGAGCGAACCCCGCAAGGATGGAAACTGCCACAGTTCAGCGTCCGGGACTACCCGGAGACTCCCCATCGCGGCTTTATGATACAGGCGGCATGGGCTTCTGACATCCACGCTATCCGAACGATGGTGGAGCTGCTGGCACGTATGAAGTTACGTTACGTCGCTATCGAGTTCGGCAGCCAGCTGGTGCTCGATTACGACCCGAAAATGGCAACGGGTGCAAGGTTCAGCAAAAAGCAGGCGAAAGAGCTTATCGAATATGCCCGAAGCTTGGGTCTCGAGCCTATCGGATACCTGAACCTGTTGGGGCACCTGGAACGTGCCTACCAGAAATTGCCCTACACCAATCACGGGGGCATCATGATTCAGGACGAACAGGTGTACGAACGCTTCGTCTTCCCCATCCTGAGCGAGATGCTCGACCTGTATGGACCAGTCAGGTGGTTTCACGGTGGCATGGATGAAGCGTGGGAGCTGTTTGAGTGGCTCTCCAAACAGGGTTACGATAGCGCAGCGCTGTTAGCGCAGCATGTCCGCCGTGTCCATGAGTACCTGCAGGCGCGTGGAGTGCGCCTGATTATCTGGCATGACATGCTGTTTGCGCCTGAGTTGGAGAAAGAGCTGGGCGCGCCTGTGGGACCCGCCAACGGAGGGGCACCGCGCAACACTAGCGCCGCCATTGACAAATTACCGAAGAGCGTCATTCTCAACTACTGGTTCTACGACCCACTGCCAGCCTATCCTGCTCTGGATTGGCTCCAGCGCAAGGGTTTTGAGGTGTGGGCAAGCCCCTGGCAGACCCCGTTCAGTCTGGTACGGTATGCGCAGTCTCGCGCCGCACCCACGATGGGTACCATCTGGGCAGACCCGCCCGGCTGTCTGACGGACGCAGCGTTTCTGGCGGTTCCGGTAATGTATGCGTGGGCAGCGTGGAACCCCGCCTCTGCTCCTGCGGAGACGGTTCCCGAGCTGAGGGTGCAGCAGCAAGCCGTTGAAGCCGCCCTGCGCGCCCTGTGGGGCAGACCACGGCTGGGCACCGACGCTCAGCAGGCGAGACTCATCCTGCCTGAACGCAAATCCATCCGATACCTGAAGCTACCCGACCAGCTGGATGACGTGCCTGAGCAGGTCTACGGTGTCCCGTTCGACTTCAGTGCGCCGTTGCAGCTCTCGGCGGTCGAGGCGGATACCTCTGCCGACCTGCGGCGCGCGAAGACCGTCGTTTTGCCAGACGGGAGAAAGGTCGCATTGGACGGGGTCAACAAGTGGCGGGGTGAAGATGAGCTCATCCTGTATACTGGCGACCTGCCGTCTACAGGCACGAACGTGCATGGTGGCGAGGCTTTGTTCTCGTCGCGGGGACAGCTGGTGAGTTCTGGGGGTTACGGAGGTGGAAACCGCACCATCCCCGCAGGAGGGTTTGCGCTCTCTGCGCACATGGGCCCCTCCTCGCAAAAGTATCATGCCATCATGAGCCTCCGCCTTGGCGATTTCGTGCAGATTCTGGATGAAGAGGGCAATCGCTTGCTGAGTAGCACTGTCCGCGTGAGACTGTCTGACGGCAGTCAACACACGGTCGACGTGCAGCAGCCCGAGCTGTCCAAATCGCTGACAGAGCGCAGCAGGTGGAGCATCTCGTTGAACGAACGGCTTCGCCGCTTCTATTTCGTGGTGGCTACCCAGCACGAGATGCCCGCCCTGCGAACGGTGGGAGAGTTTATCATACGGTATCAGGATGGTTCGGAGGCGGTTGTGCCCATTCGCGCCCAGGCGGAGTCGTCATCGAGTCGTGTTACAGGCTTTGTCCTGCCCGATGGCAACAACCGCTGGTTCGCCTGGCGCCACGGGCTGGCTGCTCCGATACTGGTGAAAGAGTGGAGCAACCCAACTCCGGAAAAGGTCATTTCCGAACTGGTATTCGCGCCAACCGTCGAGGGGCTTCTGGCAGGACTTCACCTGAAAGGTATCACGGCGGAAGGTCTTGAATAA
- a CDS encoding HAMP domain-containing histidine kinase — protein MQRVVHFLSRRSKNFWTTIGLVMVALIAIVDYFTEPDILILYLIPIILVDWFAGEKPGVILAVASAIAWFAADVLSTQHDTSNVVPYWNLAVRSAIFLTVTYMLSGLLASRKRQEELMHFIVHDLRSPLTNVLTGLQTLRQVRNGRMDETEQEMLDMALISSNRILTLVNSLLDLPRLEHRKMPVQTQEVNVDELVNNSLAVVALWAAQNRVNIVYEPDPQVSTVIADPDITTRVLVNLLSNALKYSPPDTTITIRVRASANNTVTFSVTDQGPGIPPEWVEKVFDKYAQVEARKGGASTGLGLTFCQLAVEAQKGRIWIESELGKGTTVFFTLPAGKAKRVPLLEE, from the coding sequence GTGCAAAGAGTCGTGCATTTCCTGAGCAGACGTTCCAAAAACTTCTGGACAACCATCGGATTAGTGATGGTTGCCCTTATTGCCATAGTAGACTACTTCACCGAGCCAGATATCCTCATCCTGTACCTCATCCCGATTATTCTGGTCGACTGGTTCGCCGGAGAGAAACCCGGAGTCATACTGGCAGTAGCCAGCGCGATAGCGTGGTTCGCTGCAGATGTGCTCTCTACCCAGCATGACACGAGCAATGTCGTACCCTACTGGAACCTGGCAGTGCGCTCCGCAATCTTTCTCACCGTTACTTACATGCTCTCCGGTTTGCTGGCATCGCGCAAACGTCAGGAGGAGCTGATGCACTTCATCGTTCACGACCTGCGCTCCCCCCTAACGAACGTGCTTACCGGCTTGCAGACCCTGCGGCAAGTGCGCAACGGCCGGATGGACGAAACCGAGCAGGAGATGCTGGATATGGCGCTCATCTCCAGCAACCGGATACTCACCCTGGTCAACTCGCTGCTGGACCTGCCCCGCCTCGAGCACCGCAAGATGCCGGTGCAAACGCAGGAGGTAAACGTGGACGAGCTGGTCAATAACTCCCTCGCGGTAGTCGCGTTGTGGGCGGCGCAAAATCGGGTAAACATCGTTTATGAGCCGGACCCTCAGGTAAGCACCGTTATCGCCGACCCGGATATCACCACCCGCGTGCTGGTCAATCTGCTCAGCAACGCCCTCAAATACAGTCCCCCAGACACCACCATCACCATCCGTGTGCGTGCCTCCGCCAACAATACGGTAACCTTCAGCGTTACCGACCAGGGTCCGGGCATCCCACCGGAATGGGTGGAGAAGGTGTTCGACAAGTACGCGCAGGTGGAGGCGCGTAAAGGGGGGGCAAGCACCGGATTGGGGTTGACCTTCTGCCAGCTGGCAGTGGAGGCGCAGAAGGGGCGTATCTGGATTGAGAGCGAGCTGGGCAAAGGTACGACGGTGTTTTTCACTTTGCCAGCGGGCAAGGCGAAAAGAGTTCCTTTGCTGGAGGAATAG